In Gossypium arboreum isolate Shixiya-1 chromosome 6, ASM2569848v2, whole genome shotgun sequence, the following are encoded in one genomic region:
- the LOC108475319 gene encoding uncharacterized protein LOC108475319, with product MDWYSWLSKACLDPSLVYKYGLAFSGNELQKEDLSYFNHEFLQSMGISVAKHRLEILKLARKEVREAPNSLSKLILAINKTRKCFNKYVNKLVHHENNATKPLPEPVSYSDKWREALSRRCKSDHKELKIEHPMVRTREIAKSGPLDYRGPEKLLVSPRSLKFSGPLDRKLQEKLVFSYRSPITSGPVDVAMTHRRPKVHGDINKEKAGGDLNHNTLWATLFEDMKPT from the coding sequence ATGGACTGGTATTCCTGGTTATCTAAAGCCTGCCTTGACCCGTCACTTGTCTATAAGTATGGCCTTGCCTTTTCTGGGAATGAGCTCCAAAAGGAGGACTTATCATACTTCAACCATGAGTTTCTTCAGAGTATGGGTATTTCAGTTGCCAAGCATAGGCTGGAGATTCTCAAGCTTGCTAGGAAGGAAGTTAGAGAAGCCCCTAATAGCCTGTCCAAGCTCATTTTGGCAATCAACAAAACCAGAAAGTGCTTCAACAAGTATGTCAACAAGTTGGTTCACCATGAGAATAATGCGACGAAGCCACTGCCGGAGCCGGTTTCTTATAGCGATAAGTGGAGAGAAGCATTGTCAAGGAGGTGCAAGAGTGATCACAAGGAGCTGAAGATAGAGCATCCAATGGTAAGAACCAGGGAAATAGCAAAATCTGGTCCCTTGGATTATAGAGGACCAGAGAAATTGCTGGTCTCTCCTAGGAGCTTAAAATTTTCCGGGCCCCTAGATCGGAAATTGCAGGAGAAGTTGGTGTTCAGTTATAGGAGCCCAATAACATCTGGTCCAGTTGATGTTGCAATGACACATAGGAGACCAAAAGTTCATGGTGACATCAACAAGGAAAAGGCAGGTGGGGACTTAAACCATAATACATTATGGGCAACACTGTTTGAGGACATGAAACCTACATGA